In one Cottoperca gobio chromosome 12, fCotGob3.1, whole genome shotgun sequence genomic region, the following are encoded:
- the LOC115016965 gene encoding lysozyme C-like: MRSLVCLLFVALASAKVYQRCEWARALKEHGMDGYYGHSLANCEYESGVYSVSFAGVCLSKWESDYSTAATNHNTDGSTDYGIFQINSRWWCDDGRTPHTANACNIRCSELLTNDVSVAINCAKRVVRDPNGIGAWVAWRRHCENRDLSSYVSGCGL; the protein is encoded by the exons ATGAGAAGTCTAGTGTGTCTGCTCTTTGTAGCTTTGGCCAGCGCTAAGGTCTACCAACGCTGTGAATGGGCCCGAGCGCTGAAGGAGCATGGGATGGACGGCTACTATGGCCACAGCTTAGCTAACTGTGAGTATGAATCA GGCGTCTATTCTGTTTCCTTTGCAGGGGTTTGTCTGAGCAAGTGGGAGTCAGATTACAGCACCGCAGCCACCAACCACAACACCGACGGATCCACTGACTACGGCATCTTTCAGATCAACAGCCGCTGGTGGTGTGACGACGGCCGCACCCCCCACACCGCAAACGCATGCAACATCAGGTGCAGCG aACTTCTGACCAATGATGTCAGTGTGGCGATCAATTGTGCCAAGCGTGTCGTTAGGGATCCCAACGGCATCGGAGCATG GGTGGCCTGGCGCCGTCACTGTGAGAACCGCGACCTGAGCTCCTATGTGTCAGGATGTGGTCTTTAG